The Anopheles maculipalpis chromosome 3RL, idAnoMacuDA_375_x, whole genome shotgun sequence genomic sequence ATTCTGAGTAAAGTTGATCATAAAGTGTGCTAATTCGTTCTTGGTGTTATGCATGTTTAGATATAACAGACCTAAAagaaccaaccaacaaacaagtaaataattttgtaaaaagtTATAACTAAAAGAGAGTCAGCATTATACAGCATTCTCCTTATTGTTCGTAGCTTAACGCAGAGCTGAGCAGCTTTGTGCAAAAGAAATCATTCGCCCAAAACATGATGGACATTGCGCTGCTGTCTGCTAACACAAATCAGCTACGATACGTGATAGATCTGGGCGACAAGCATCCGTACTATATGACCAGCTTGCTGCTAATTATAGTAAGTTTGGTGATGCAAATTGTTGTCGGATTGTCGATGGTTTATTTAAACAGGTAAGTACAACAAACGCACTATACCTTTATGTATATTATTAAGTGTGAGTTTACCTCTTCACATTTAGGTATAACATGAAGAACAAGAGGGAAATGAAAGCGGCTTCCCACATGAATAACCTGTCAGTAGCGGGTGTGTTCTTGGTAACACTGGTGAACGTGTTTATTTCCACTTTTAACGGTGCAGGAGTTGGACCAATGTCTACACAAGATCAAGCCAGTGTGCCACAGAATGCATCTACTTTAACCACGCAACAAGCTCCATTCgtggagcaggaaaatccaTGATACTACTGGACGTAACGTAGTTATAATATCCAAGCTTGGATCGACATTTAAGACACCAAAGTCCGTTGCTGTGCAACAGAAGAAGTTTTATTTAGCTCACGATTAGAAAATGAGCCATGATTGTGAGACACCTGCCATGTTAATCATTCCTTCgaatatttacttttttatttatgccaGGCCTATCTTATCTACTCGAATTTTAAACCTTATGGAAATAATTTCTAGAACTAATATTACATAAAGTGAATAGAAATAGTTATGAACTGTTGACCAAACCCGGTTACATGTAAGTGTAGCTACCAAGAGGATTGCGAGATTAGTAGAATGCAGTCAACATACGGTAAggaattgaaaatgtttcgatAAGAAATCCATTTCTTAAACGGCAAACCCTTTATATATCGATGTATCTGTTGCATGCAGATAAGAGCGCACAAAGCCACGAGAACGCAGTCGTAATCTTTACCCGACGCCGATCTTTAATCCAATGGGTAAATAAAACGTTatcaagaaaatcaaagctACACAACATGCATAAAATTGGAACATTTGTTATTCTTCAAAACTTTTATTCAAATGAAGTGTGAATTAAACCATTACTTTCAAACCTAATATTAAGTAAGTCAATACAAAAGGTAACGTCTGTTAAATGGGTCTGATTTGGAGGTTATTCAAACACTGCGAACTGGTAGCAGTATGGAGAGAATTCTTCTGATAATTTTCCTCGCTTGAGTTTTACTATTTTGTGGTTCATGCGGCTAGTAAAATTCCTAAGATAAGGCTCTTTGGGCAGTGCTACTTGAACTACAAGCCTCCATCTTTATCTGTTTACCTCTTACAACAATGAACACCGGATAATCCCGTGGCCAGCCCTAATAAATCCCATACAGTTGGATTTATTATCAATAACATGCGATCAATGAACGAATAACATGCGACCTTTAAATAAGCTTTCAACATATCTTTGATCGTAAAAATCTACTGTACTGTGTGTAGTGCACCCTTGAGGTGTCTTAATGATAGTGGCGGTGATATAAAAGCGAAGCTTCGAACGAGACGAATTCTCATACAGATCGGATAGTTCGACCAGCAAGTTATTTTTATCCCTCTCGCGTGTACTATCAGAAAATTATCATGCTACAAAAACTAGCTGTTTTTGTAGCGTACGTTTTTCTGGTGGTTAGTGGAGCGAAGTTGCCACGACTATTACTAGATGACACGTACGTCAACCGAGTCGTTGGTGGTGAAGTAGCTAAGAATGGATCGGCCCCATACCAGGTGTCACTACAGGCTGCAGGCTATGGTCATAATTGTGGTGGATCGCTGTTGAACGACCGATGGGTGCTAACGGCAGCTCACTGTCTAGTCGGGTAAgttcacacaaacaccataATCAATTAAGTTATTGAGAATTTTCTCACATGATCCACCTGATTGTTGTAGTTACGAGCCGAGAAATATGGATGTCCTTGTCGGCACAAACAGTCTAACCGAGGGTGGCACGCTACTTAAGGTGGATAAGTTTTTCCTACACAACTATACAAGTCCTGAATTCAATAACGACATTGCTCTGATGCGCTTGGAGAAACCGGTACAATTTTCTGAACTTGTGCAAAGCATTGCTTATTCGGCAAAAGTTGTGCCAGTCAATGCCACCGTACGATTGACGGGTTGGGGACGTACTAGTGCCAACGGACCAGTGCCTACGCTGCTGCAAAGTTTGAATGTCGTCACACTGTCTAATGAGGACTGCAAGGCAAAGAGTCTTTTCCCGGAGCATGTCGATGTGGGACACCTTTACACCATGACTAAAACCGGCGAAGGAGCTTGCAACGTATGTAATGGATGTTgacaaagttttatttattgtactaATGACATGAAGTTATTCAATTCAGGGAGACTCAGGCGGACCATTGGTATACGCAGGAGAGCTGGTGGGAGTGGTGAACTTTGGTGTTCCTTGTGCCCTCGGATATCCGGATGGTTTCGCACGGGTATCGTACTATCATAACTGGATTCGAACAACTATGGCCAACAACTCTTAATTGAATTGAtagcattataaaaaaaactctatatTTGAGGTAATATTAgaaaaaagttgtaaaatatataaaataaagtaatgaATAATGGAGCATTGAAATGTCTgccaaatttcatttcaaacgaATATTTTCTCAAGGGATGATAGTAAATTCGTATTCAGCATGGAAAGCATCATAGCTTTGCATACCTCTGGGCGCTTATGTTTATTCACCACGCTCTCAGCATTTCTTGAGAAAAGCTGTGAATAGGATTGAATTGCCAAAGTATATGAAACAATTGCAACTTAATTAATGAAGATAGGAACGCTTCAATGTCACAGTCATACGAATGGGGACAtgcatttatgtttttatgattagtttaagttttatttctaTAAGTCTGCTATAGCGATGCAAATCGTTGCAGAACAATTCTTGTTTGGAATCCTACTTCCACTAAGCTTGTGTTCATTTTATACGACTCGACCAAATGAATGATAAGACGTCAATGACGACAGCCTCATACATGAACAACCTGTGCGTGCTAAATGTTTTCGCGGACATGTTCATCTTCACAGCTCCAAAGTCTACCCCAGACAAGAAGATCAATTGTATGCTAAGTAAGTAATAAGGAAACGACCGGACATACCATCAAAAATAAGCTGTTACTATGCAACACCTTGAAGTTTATCATCTCATGTATACTGGACTTGGTCTTAGTAGCCTTGTAATGTAGTATTCCTTACTGCTGAAAAAGATTTGATCGAAAATATAAACTGAACTCTAACGACAGCTAAAAAGTTTCGGCtctatttataaaattttagtatttgtgaataataaaaatgaactgCTCTTGTGCCTCAGAACGTTGCCCTCACCTGCAATACCTTCGAACGCTGCTTGAAAACAGCCAGAAGGAACAGATTCCGTACGCTAGCCGGCAGACATCAACGTCCGAAAATGCCACCGTCTGGCAGCGTTGGAAACCGTGCGTAATGCAGACGATCAAACTGTCCGGATGTGTGATCGAGACGGTGATGTTGCTCTGGGTGGTCATCACGCGCATTTGCCTGAAGATGTGGCTTCGTCTACTGGATGCAAATCGGTAAGGTTTTGAAGATATACCACCTTCAACTCATCTGCCTTCAACTTTTGTCGTTGAGCTAACGTTGTCGTTCCTTGAAATAGTTCCGCTCTTGTGCTGTTCCTGATGTTCTCCGTTTCGTTGATCTGTTCGATACTGAGTGGCGTACACGCCACAGTGTCAAGGTAAGGGAAGGAACCTCGGAAACTTTGCACCGATGCAGCAAGAATTTGGAccccgaaaaaacaaaacatccaaaGATGACCCTCCATCGCGTGGTGCGGAAGTGAAGGCTCGAGCTTCCGAAGAATAAGTCGTTTGGATTTAAATTGCCAGATTGAAGCCACTTAATTGGTGCACGGTGCGGTACGCTTTACAATAGCCGGGATTTAGTGAAACAATGTGCGTGATCAGCTCTAGCGATCTTTCTCATTTCCATCGTTGTGACTCTCGTCGCTGAGATGCGCACATCGGAGAACTCATCGGAATATTGCCAACATTTTGTACAAACGCGTTGtggaccgattttccacatcGATTGGCACAGAAACGCTGTGGCAGTGTACGGTGTTGTTCCCATGAAAAATCGGTTTAACCATGGTCTGTCATTCAATTAAACAGAAATCAATGGAGAAAAcaaatgttacaaaattatCCACTGAGTAGTTGGAAcggaacaaaaagaaaaaaaaaacgatcgaagATGGACTCTTTTCCTAAAGGCGCTGCTACTGACTGGCGTCAGGGACGtgttaattaatattttccgGCCCACGTCTTGTACCCCCACACGCGGGTGGTCGGTAATAAGCGGAACCCTAATTTCAAGTCACCCACCGGGTGTTCTTGACTAGAATCTTCCGTGCGGCATGTTGTACTGATTCGTTTTGAAGGCTTCCAGTTTGTCTTTCTCTCGATCAGAAGAGTATTAAATTACAGTAGTTGGATCTAgttgaaaactaaaaaaaaaggtaaattacgtaaatgttataaaaattggaaataatttttgaagCAACATAATCATCAAAAGAATTTGTTGTTCGCTGATACGGAAGTTGAAGAATAATCCAATGATTTTACGAATTGAAAATAGAATGCGTCTCCACTCAAACGAGTGTCCCAAAAGAGTTTTGTGTAAAGCATCATAACCCACCAACCAAACTATTCATcagaacatgaaaaaaaaaataaagagctTGGTGGATTTACCACCGTTCATTCCGGACAGCTCAACTACGACGTCAACACTGTTGGATATTGGATTGATACGATTGCATTTATCACAACATTGTACTCGGTATGTCTAGTGCAATATAATAAAAGGCGCATATCTCTCCCCAAAGTCCACCTCAATCGTTCACCATCACTCTTCATAAAATGCTTTCAACGGTCAGTTCGAAACAGATTTAAAACTGCTGCTAGCCGGTGGAAAGATGTGAAGCTATAGATTAGAAATTTTCTCACCGTACGTTAGCTGTCCTAGCTGGACTGATGATTCGCGTTAAATTGCATCCACTGCTAGAGTGAAGATAGAATGATTTCCCGATTTAGaattattatctttttttgttgttgtttcgaatTATTTTCCAGTCCCCTTTGGCAAACGGCTGGCGCCTCAGTAAAGTCAAAGCACCCGAAGAaggtgttacaaaaaaaaaacaccatcgtGTGCTAGCTTTATGTTCTCGGACGTCCGCGATCGAGCTATGATCGCGTTATGAGTAAGGGTTGTGATCATGTCCATCGCGCTTCCACCGGCCGAGAAGTGCCTGAGAACGACCTCGAACTGAACCAGCACGaccagctgatgatgatggtcttTTGTCCAATCTCTGCGATCACATTCTCCAATCTGCGAACACATCTTAAAATCATCTTGGCTCGCTAATTGATTCATCAACGAGCTGATAAACTTTGAGCTAGTTTTCGCTGCACAGTATGTTCAACAAGCAAGCCAAACAATTGCTTCACAAAAAGCTTCCAACGAATGGgaggaaagatttttttagcCGATTGCACCATCGATTTGTGTGGGGTCAGCGGCCAATGTGATGCGCGTATTGGAATGATGGATGTCGTATCGATTTGTCAACGTGCAGTTGAAAGCGCGGCCAAGTGACAGTCGTAGGTCACACCTTCACGCCCGCCAGTCAGTCAGGTTTCAATGTCAGCATGTTGTGATCATgacacgagagagagagagagggtgaaaaaaagaaggaatcaACCGAAAGGAAAATGGCTAAGAGCGTTTTGTAAtgtaatgtgtgtatgtgtgggcgatgggtggaaaatttataCACCATAAGGAGCTGGAGGGGTGAACCTTGGAGGAAATGCTGAGGAAAGGGATTACAATCGCGAGAGGATCGAAGCGTcaggaagcaaaagaaaaccaagCGTATCGTGTAGGAGTGTCAATTGCACAAAAAAGGATGCAGATCAAAGGAACGAGCGTGTGCCGGCGGTCAGAAAAGTGATTGTTTGCGCTGTGGCAATGAAGTTTTTCCCTTGGTCATTTGGTGAGTCCACCCACCTTTTCCTGCGAGGGCGACACAATGCGGATCGAGAGtagcattttcttttgccctATCCTTTTATTCGGAAAACCACACTGAGcttattttcataattcatGAGACAGTTTCGCCAGAAGAAAATGCTGTTAGTTAATCACTTCATCAGCAtttggttgcatttttgtCGCATCTGATGCTGGAATGatgcttttttcgttcgttaagGTGCCATTCGAGCGCGTCAAGGTGTGAAGCAAGTATCTTAAGATATTTTAAGATGAAGAATTAAGGCCACAATATTAATTTGTTACTGAATTAATGAGGAAATTTGCAAAGGTTGTCTCTTGAAAAGGAGGTTGAATTGCGTTACTTAAAACCGTCTATTAACTACCTTTATTTGTAATGGTTACTCAACTTTTTTGATCttcctagaattttcataCATGAAACAATATTTCAACCGAGCAAcaaaaggttttgttttgcaaagaaTGAATGCGAATTAATTTTGCTGCACTGTCCCCTTGCGACGAGACGAATGCATTAAACAAATTGCAATTAGTTCACTAGATTTCATTCAATCATCAGCTTTATGGTTGTCTGTCCTGTAAATGCAACATTAAACTGAACGTGtcttaaacattttccaaaaccgCACTTGCTTGATGGCTAATTTGTTTCCACTGCACGTGCAGTAATTTGTTCGAAACATTTTTACGCGCGCGCTGTTGTACATTCGCCATCCGAAAATATGAGCATTCCTGGCCCAAGTTTCATTCATCGTTTGATTCAGCCATCATTTCCGCCCTTCATTTTCCAATGGCACGAAGCACAGTGAGAGCGAgggagaggaagagaaacaCCTAAACCAAGACAACGAAAGCAACACTACGGAGTGAGTCCCACCTTAAACTAGCTGCCGATTAGCGTTCGCGTGCTGTGGATACCAccctcatcatcaccatcatcatcatcatgatctaCGCCCGCTGGAGGTTTTCTTTACACGGCACCACCACCTAGCACAACAGTTGTTTGCCGGCGATGAGCGAGTGAGGTTCGTTGTGTTCAAGATTTCCCGCCCAAACGCAACAGCAAGAACGAACGACTTGTGCGCTAGCGACGGCGACGAACCTTACGACGAGTTGCACTGGTGcggtttggtggaaaattcgcCTGCCATTACTAGCCCAGTTTCGGATGCAGTAGAAGCGGTCGAAGTGAACTGTGTGTTGTGTAATAGTAGCTGACCAGCGAAACGCGAACCGGGTGTGCAGTGAAATAAAACGCGAACGGGTGTGAATAAATTACGTCCAGCTGGAGAAGTCCACACTGGTCGTGTATCATTCGGCGAACCGCTACGGTGAAGGACGTcaatgaaaagtgaaaagcaGATTCCTTACGGTACGTGGTCAACGATCGgatcgtgtatgtgtgtatgtgcatttGTTTGACGATTGATTTATTCGTTCGCGGTTAGCTGGaggaaaagaaatgcaaacgATCATTAGAACTAGAGCTAGCGAGTGCTTTCGTACGGAACATATTGATTGAACAAAACTGTTTGCATCTTGGTGGATTACGAGTGTGCAAGAGTGTTTAGAGATTGTGGTTAAcggaatcagaaaaaaaagcaacattaatCCAGAATAAATTGAACCTCACCGGGAGAGTGTTCGAGATCGTTTAgttaaacaaagaaaaccacACCAAAGGCACCATCATTCTAGCTGTGGCGGGAAAACGTACACCCAAACacgtggtgaaaaaaaaaaacggtgaaaaatgtTCTAGCGGTGTTCAGTGAGCTTTCGTTACGCTTACGGGAGCGCTCCACGATCGTTGTTTCTTCTGGCGGTCGGTTTAGACGGGTGGTGTGCATTTGGTTGAAGGTGCGATGCCGTTGCTGATGAGCGGTTACCATACGACAACGGCACGGGGACAGCACGACCGTTGCTGATGACGATTTAAAAGACAATAATTTCCTTTCCGTGGTTCAACCGCGCAACAAAGACACACCTCTCTAGCAGTTGGAGGCAATTTGTAGAACGGTTTTGCGTTAGGTTCGTTTGATTTGGTTGTGAGGAATTCTTTGGGCGAACACTTTGAAGACTTTCAACGGATTACGCACGGTACGCAACGGGCTGGTGAAAAATCGAAGCCACATAATGTCTCAATCCGGCAGGTAAGAGGATCTATTAACGGGTGGGAAGGCTAATATACTACTAATGTTTGGTTGTGAAAATCATACACATTAGCGGAATTTGGATAACTTTCTAGGATGTGTTAGTTTGAGTTTGGAATGCTTTTATTCTGTTGAATGGgaagaataaatttttaagTCTTTCGTCTTAGAATTGGTAATTGTATATTTGGAAGCCATTGtatgacaatttatttataattaattatgacggtccagtgccgtattgttgtTGTATGACAATTAAAATACccaaaatttatgtaaaaaggCTGTAAAACTTGACAGTTGCGTATTCTAGCTTCACATCCACGCTCGTGGCGGAAGAAGCGCACCAGAACATAACGCACACAGGATACAGTTTTAATTGCCCGTCGGCTCAAACAGCGCTAGGTAGCAGAACCAGCAGTGTGTCGTCGCTAGCGCCGTTCTAAGGTAGATCATTACCCATCCGATGTCTCGCATTTGGTACGCATTAGAACCCAAACATTCGAATTATGCTAACAGTACATTTAACGTTGAACACACCGGGCCTGTGTACCACACAGCCAAAACGCTGCTACTTCGTAAGTCGCCCCAAACAGCTGTTTACAGCCGCCTTGGATCGCTATTTGGTTCGCTCATCTTTCTGTGCTAGGTTCGAATTTCTGCAGTACCAAATTAATTGGTAAAGCGCTGAtagaatcgatcgatcgagagcTACGAACTGAGAGCCGAACGAATCTTCGCGTCTCGTTTATGCTTAGGTGGGAAGCGAATCTGGTGATGTACTTATCTGAAGTAATGTGGCATTAAATCAGGCATCTAGAACGAAGAACTGGCGCTTTTTGGAGGTCCGAAAATGTGAGCTTCTGGTGTTTGCGTACCGTTTAGTACGTTGCGAAGTATATTAATAACATTAGGATGAGTCATATAATTACAATCAGTCGCGATACCGCTACACCTTAGAATGGTTTAGAACAATAACCTTTTCTTAGTTAGGGACCATGTGTAGGAtcaatttttctcaaaatgctCCTAAAAGTGTTTTTTCTAACTaaaatgtatatatatatatatagcaCACATAGTAGAATAGTAAAAGAAGAGGGAAATTTCTTTGGCGAAGATGATTAGAATTATGTCTCAAATAGAATTTCAAGttgaataagaaaaatatttcttaagaaaaaagtacaaaatacGAAAAGACGCAATTTGAAGCTTCCGTCACTGGCCGTTGGCCTTAGGGTCTCATTtcaatctctttctctcgatcTACCAGCGCTTCTTCCACTCATTTAACACCAACCAGATGACGTTGTTCCTTCTCCATCGGTGCAAAAAAAGGCTAAACTCCCTCATCGAAACCGCAACGGTTGCAACGGAAATGAATTGGAAACCGGCGCGCGGTAATTGAAAAAAGGCGAAACATAAAGAACTTGTGCGCTTCTGCCGCCCATCTCGGGGAGAATCTTTTgatttacccttttttttttatacgccggtttgtgtttctgtgtgtatgcTTGTTGCACGATTAAGACACTGGATGGCGTGGTTGAGGGCGAATTAGATTAAACCCTTTTTACAGAACGACCGACGGTGACTAATAAGCTTAATAAGGTCTTATACCGGGAGGTCCTCAGTGTAATAAGCGTACGTGGATGTAATAAACGGTGAAAACCAATCCTGACACTTCCGACACATCAAGGCGGCTTCCGAGCTACTGTGGAGGATGATTCTATTTTATTTCCGTGCCTAATtacgttgtgcttgtgattgTACAGTAAAAACAATTAAGATGGGAGTGATTTAGACCCGCAACATGTTGTAATAGAAAATAGAATAAGACTTGTAAGGCCTTGGACTTACACAGCAAACAGCGATAAGGTATGATCTTTAGTTCGCAATTGAAAGGAATGTGCAAAATTTCATTTAGGAAACTTGCCATAACATTCTTTGAGAAGTTTGAgatgtttattttcatatcTGTTATTTACGGGTTCTGGTTCCTTTTCACGAACAGGCTTTCGAGTGGACGCAGTAGAAAATTcgattttaaatgaaatttctcttctttcttcttcttggtttaacatCCTTcgagatcacgccggccattgaatagcttactaga encodes the following:
- the LOC126561105 gene encoding ninjurin-B-like; this encodes MSELVSYRSGMLPAKVEVPNDEDLNGDDNDFSSIVESEHGEHNNYPCARSNAGYTSLMVYQESKPYPAQEKHGQESIQIQRQDSDITDLKEPTNKQLNAELSSFVQKKSFAQNMMDIALLSANTNQLRYVIDLGDKHPYYMTSLLLIIVSLVMQIVVGLSMVYLNRYNMKNKREMKAASHMNNLSVAGVFLVTLVNVFISTFNGAGVGPMSTQDQASVPQNASTLTTQQAPFVEQENP
- the LOC126561106 gene encoding chymotrypsin-2-like, whose product is MLQKLAVFVAYVFLVVSGAKLPRLLLDDTYVNRVVGGEVAKNGSAPYQVSLQAAGYGHNCGGSLLNDRWVLTAAHCLVGYEPRNMDVLVGTNSLTEGGTLLKVDKFFLHNYTSPEFNNDIALMRLEKPVQFSELVQSIAYSAKVVPVNATVRLTGWGRTSANGPVPTLLQSLNVVTLSNEDCKAKSLFPEHVDVGHLYTMTKTGEGACNGDSGGPLVYAGELVGVVNFGVPCALGYPDGFARVSYYHNWIRTTMANNS
- the LOC126563365 gene encoding uncharacterized protein LOC126563365, with protein sequence MNCSCASERCPHLQYLRTLLENSQKEQIPYASRQTSTSENATVWQRWKPCVMQTIKLSGCVIETVMLLWVVITRICLKMWLRLLDANRSALVLFLMFSVSLICSILSGVHATVSR